The proteins below are encoded in one region of Manis javanica isolate MJ-LG chromosome 8, MJ_LKY, whole genome shotgun sequence:
- the FAM161B gene encoding protein FAM161B isoform X1 encodes MTVGSPAGTSGGDQQSQQIFPPKSSSDTEAEEVLSGDGLVLPRAGKLNEFLSLEEETDSTPDSTGSFYETLQVLKQKGKWCLLESIFQSDPDSDENLSEDDEDLESFFQDKGKGKLQVQYPPSLRCDSTRRCSSLSSLSSDSPKVQPQPPSGSRTPSQHRSGSSWASSITVPQPFSMTLREARKKAQWLASPAAFEHEKQQAQRQGQEEAECHRQFRAQPVPAHVYLPLYQEIVERNEARRQAGIQKRKELLLSSLKPFSFLVKEEQRKEAAQQRELGTTAKVKVPKKATRKIPRSILEPALGEKLQEAELFRKIRIQMRALNMLQMASSPIASSSSRADPQPRTATRTWEQKLGFLQTDFRFQPRVNPAIPDYEGLYKAFQRKAAKRRDTREVTHNKPFVLRTATLHRSQQPCDAATSGWRRDSPQPPATTLLRSRSLSGLASLSANTLPVHITDATRKRETAVRNSLEKKDKADDSTQWLEMHKKKCQALSQSVTLRAKAMDPHKSLEEVFRAKLKENRNNDRKRAKEYKKELEEMKKRLQTRPYLFEQVTKDIARKEAEQRYRDTLKQAGVDEDFVRNKGQGTQAVQWKEQSEVHDCPSTHETTKPGIRNLQDLEESLEQPTSPKEELEALPYEVLDNLKSLA; translated from the exons ATGACTGTGGGGAGCCCCGCGGGAACCTCTGGCGGCGACCAGCAGAGCCAGCAG atatttcCCCCCAAATCTTCCTCAGACACAGAGGCAGAAGAAGTGCTCTCTGGGGATGGGCTGGttttgcccagggctgggaaacTCAATGAGTTCCTCAGCCTAGAGGAGGAGACAGATTCCACTCCTGACTCAACTGGGAGCTTTTATGAGACCCTGCAGGTACTAAAGCAGAAAGGCAAGTGGTGCCTGTTGGAATCCATCTTTCAGTCTGACCCAGACAGTGATGAGAACCTCTCTGAAGATGATGAGGACCTGGAGAGTTTCTTCCAAGACAAAGGCAAGGGGAAGCTGCAGGTCCAATACCCGCCGTCTCTGAG GTGTGACTCCACAAGGCGCTGCAGTTCCCTGAGCAGCCTTTCCTCTGACAGTCCTAAGGTTCAGCCCCAGCCACCCTCAGGCTCCAGGACTCCCTCCCAGCACAGAAGCGGCAGCTCCTGGGCATCGTCCATCACTGTGCCTCAGCCATTCAGCATGACGCTGCGTGAGGCCCGGAAGAAGGCCCAGTGGCTGGCTTCCCCTGCTGCCTTTGAGCATGAGAAGCAGCAGGCCCAGAGACAGGGTCAGGAGGAAGCCGAGTGCCACAGGCAGTTCCGGGCACAACCTGTACCTGCACATGTCTACCTGCCCCTCTACCAGGAGATTGTGGAGCGCAACGAGGCCCGCAGGCAGGCAGGGatccagaagaggaaggaactgcTCCTCTCTTCCTTGAAGCCCTTCAGCTTTCTGGTGAAGGAGGAACAGCGAAAGGAAGCTGCTCAACAGAGAGAGTTGGGTACCACAGCTAAAGTCAAGGTCCCCAAGAAGGCTACCAGAAAGATCCCCAGGTCCATTCTGGAGCCAGCCCTCGGGGAAAAACTCCAAG AAGCTGAGCTCTTCAGGAAAATTCGCATCCAGATGAGAGCCTTGAACATGCTCCAGATGGCCTCCTCCCCCATCGCCTCCTCCAGTAGCCGGGCTGACCCACAGCCTCGCACAGCCACCCGAACCTGGGAACAGAAGCTTGGGTTTCTGCAGACTGACTTTAGATTCCAGCCTCGTGTGAATCCTGCCATCCCCGACTATGAGGGTCTTTACAAGGCCTTCCAGAGAAAAGCTGCCAAGAGAAGGGACACCAGAGAGGTGACTCACAACAAGCCCTTCGTGCTGAGAACCGCCACCCTGCATCGCTCTCAGCAGCCCTGTGATGCCGCCACCTCAGGATGGAGGAGG GACTCTCCACAGCCCCCTGCCACAACCCTGCTGAGGAGTCGTTCTCTGAGTGGACTTGCTTCCCTCTCTGCCAACACCCTCCCCGTGCACATCACAGATGCCACCAGGAAGAGGGAAACTGCAGTCAG AAATTCACTTGAAAAAAAGGACAAAGCAGATGACAGTACTCAGTGGTTGGAAATGCACAAAAAGAAGTGTCAAGCACTGTCTCAGTCTGTGACTTTGCGTGCAAAAGCCATGGATCCCCATAAAAGCCTGGAGGAGGTGTTCAGAGCAAAGTTGAAAGAAAATCG GAACAATGACCGTAAAAGAGCCAAAGAATATAAGAAAGAATTAGAGGAAATGAAGAAGAGACTGCAAACAAGGCCTTACCTCTTCGAACAGGTTACCAAG GACATTGCCAGGAAAGAAGCAGAACAACGGTATCGAGACACTCTGAAGCAGGCTGGGGTGGATGAAGACTTTGTGAGGAACAAGGGTCAGGGCACCCAGGCTGTACAGTGGAAGGAGCAGTCGGAAGTCCATGACTGTCCCAG CACTCATGAAACTACAAAGCCCGGCATCAGAAATCTGCAGGATTTAGAAGAATCTTTAGAACAGCCTACAAGTCCCAAGGAAGAACTGGAGGCACTACCTTATGAAGTGCTAGATAATCTCAAATCACTTGCTTAA
- the FAM161B gene encoding protein FAM161B isoform X2 has product MTVGSPAGTSGGDQQSQQIFPPKSSSDTEAEEVLSGDGLVLPRAGKLNEFLSLEEETDSTPDSTGSFYETLQVLKQKGKWCLLESIFQSDPDSDENLSEDDEDLESFFQDKGKGKLQVQYPPSLRCDSTRRCSSLSSLSSDSPKVQPQPPSGSRTPSQHRSGSSWASSITVPQPFSMTLREARKKAQWLASPAAFEHEKQQAQRQGQEEAECHRQFRAQPVPAHVYLPLYQEIVERNEARRQAGIQKRKELLLSSLKPFSFLVKEEQRKEAAQQRELGTTAKVKVPKKATRKIPRSILEPALGEKLQEAELFRKIRIQMRALNMLQMASSPIASSSSRADPQPRTATRTWEQKLGFLQTDFRFQPRVNPAIPDYEGLYKAFQRKAAKRRDTREVTHNKPFVLRTATLHRSQQPCDAATSGWRRDSPQPPATTLLRSRSLSGLASLSANTLPVHITDATRKRETAVRNSLEKKDKADDSTQWLEMHKKKCQALSQSVTLRAKAMDPHKSLEEVFRAKLKENRNNDRKRAKEYKKELEEMKKRLQTRPYLFEQVTKDIARKEAEQRYRDTLKQAGVDEDFVRNKGQGTQAVQWKEQSEVHDCPSSSSNAINQKYFHFTSEALMKLQSPASEICRI; this is encoded by the exons ATGACTGTGGGGAGCCCCGCGGGAACCTCTGGCGGCGACCAGCAGAGCCAGCAG atatttcCCCCCAAATCTTCCTCAGACACAGAGGCAGAAGAAGTGCTCTCTGGGGATGGGCTGGttttgcccagggctgggaaacTCAATGAGTTCCTCAGCCTAGAGGAGGAGACAGATTCCACTCCTGACTCAACTGGGAGCTTTTATGAGACCCTGCAGGTACTAAAGCAGAAAGGCAAGTGGTGCCTGTTGGAATCCATCTTTCAGTCTGACCCAGACAGTGATGAGAACCTCTCTGAAGATGATGAGGACCTGGAGAGTTTCTTCCAAGACAAAGGCAAGGGGAAGCTGCAGGTCCAATACCCGCCGTCTCTGAG GTGTGACTCCACAAGGCGCTGCAGTTCCCTGAGCAGCCTTTCCTCTGACAGTCCTAAGGTTCAGCCCCAGCCACCCTCAGGCTCCAGGACTCCCTCCCAGCACAGAAGCGGCAGCTCCTGGGCATCGTCCATCACTGTGCCTCAGCCATTCAGCATGACGCTGCGTGAGGCCCGGAAGAAGGCCCAGTGGCTGGCTTCCCCTGCTGCCTTTGAGCATGAGAAGCAGCAGGCCCAGAGACAGGGTCAGGAGGAAGCCGAGTGCCACAGGCAGTTCCGGGCACAACCTGTACCTGCACATGTCTACCTGCCCCTCTACCAGGAGATTGTGGAGCGCAACGAGGCCCGCAGGCAGGCAGGGatccagaagaggaaggaactgcTCCTCTCTTCCTTGAAGCCCTTCAGCTTTCTGGTGAAGGAGGAACAGCGAAAGGAAGCTGCTCAACAGAGAGAGTTGGGTACCACAGCTAAAGTCAAGGTCCCCAAGAAGGCTACCAGAAAGATCCCCAGGTCCATTCTGGAGCCAGCCCTCGGGGAAAAACTCCAAG AAGCTGAGCTCTTCAGGAAAATTCGCATCCAGATGAGAGCCTTGAACATGCTCCAGATGGCCTCCTCCCCCATCGCCTCCTCCAGTAGCCGGGCTGACCCACAGCCTCGCACAGCCACCCGAACCTGGGAACAGAAGCTTGGGTTTCTGCAGACTGACTTTAGATTCCAGCCTCGTGTGAATCCTGCCATCCCCGACTATGAGGGTCTTTACAAGGCCTTCCAGAGAAAAGCTGCCAAGAGAAGGGACACCAGAGAGGTGACTCACAACAAGCCCTTCGTGCTGAGAACCGCCACCCTGCATCGCTCTCAGCAGCCCTGTGATGCCGCCACCTCAGGATGGAGGAGG GACTCTCCACAGCCCCCTGCCACAACCCTGCTGAGGAGTCGTTCTCTGAGTGGACTTGCTTCCCTCTCTGCCAACACCCTCCCCGTGCACATCACAGATGCCACCAGGAAGAGGGAAACTGCAGTCAG AAATTCACTTGAAAAAAAGGACAAAGCAGATGACAGTACTCAGTGGTTGGAAATGCACAAAAAGAAGTGTCAAGCACTGTCTCAGTCTGTGACTTTGCGTGCAAAAGCCATGGATCCCCATAAAAGCCTGGAGGAGGTGTTCAGAGCAAAGTTGAAAGAAAATCG GAACAATGACCGTAAAAGAGCCAAAGAATATAAGAAAGAATTAGAGGAAATGAAGAAGAGACTGCAAACAAGGCCTTACCTCTTCGAACAGGTTACCAAG GACATTGCCAGGAAAGAAGCAGAACAACGGTATCGAGACACTCTGAAGCAGGCTGGGGTGGATGAAGACTTTGTGAGGAACAAGGGTCAGGGCACCCAGGCTGTACAGTGGAAGGAGCAGTCGGAAGTCCATGACTGTCCCAG TTCCAGTTCCAATGCTATCAATCAAAAGTACTTCCACTTCACTTCTGAAG CACTCATGAAACTACAAAGCCCGGCATCAGAAATCTGCAGGATTTAG